The genomic stretch CAGGATAACACAAGCTTTAAACACGAATAGTGAAATATGAATTGGATAGAACTCATCTTGCACGTCTAAAGAATATTTTCAGACTCTCCTTCATAAGGATTCATATGAACTTTGAAACGAAAACACTATGATCATTATTGATTCACACAACTTGTAAATTCTGGATCACTGATTCAAACTCTTGGATGATTGATTAGAACTTCAAGCATATTCCTTCAATATTTTTTATTTGGTTGAAACTTCGTAAAATCATTTCCAATACTCACAAAACCGTCTTAATCTTCTTTTTACAATGACCTTCAAAGACTAGGTCACTAGAAAATGCTTTTGTTTTCTTCTCATTTTCTCATAATACTTTACAACATATTTTAGTGTGAATGCATGACCTTTAAATGAGGATCAATCCAGAAACAACTTTTAAGAAATAATGTCACAAACATACTGCATATATCTCAGAAAAATTGTTAGTTCAATCTTGGATGAATCAAAACTTAGAGAACATCTTAAGTATAATTAATGTGTTTAAGAATATTCTAGTAAGGTCTTACTTTGAATTAATATATGCCATGCATTGCAAggaataataaaaaaaacaagtAAAGCAATGTAGTTTCATTGAGATTCATTGAATTTCATAAGCTTCCAAAATGTGTGAGAAAACTCGTCTAGGATCGAAGGAACCATATCCTTAACTTTTGGAGTCGTTAGACTTTGATCAAAAGCCAGACTCAGATGTCAATTGTTAGGTGAGAATATGGAAACAACAATGTCTAGAAGAGGGTATAATAGACCCAAAATTCCTTTAGATAATTTGAAAAACTTTTTAGGTCCCACAAAACGTAATCAGAGATTTTAAGAAGCACGAAAGCAAAACAAAAACGGGAGAGCTTGGGAGCATCTCAATGAATCAAGCCATATGAAATGGTACATGAAGTTACCATGAGGTTGATTTCTTCTAGTGCAAGTCACTTTAAACGAAGTGATTTAAAAATACATCACTTGGATGTTCTTAACAATGCATAACTGACTTCATGGTGATTCCTTAAGATTGATCAACCACAGACCTAAGCTTATACATTAAATCGTTATAAGCACGGTCTAATCTATATGGTATATAATCAATGCAATCTTGCAAATATGCAACAACaaatatgaatgaatgaatgaatgaatgctTGTAAAGTAAAAGGATAGGGTAAGGGAAATATACACAGAGATATATATTACTTCAGAATTCGTCCTCGTTTTTCCTACATGAACTCTTCAATGGATGATGCCATCAGAACATAATCAGGATCTTCTACTATGATGATAAAATGTTTACAACATTTGATTATAAAGAACTATCACACGATAATTCCCTTTGATGCAGACACTAAATTGCTAACAAAATACAAGATCCCTAAAGATCTTTATCCAATAACATCGATATCCACAATAACCTACTCCAATTATTCGTGTGTGGCGATCCTCCTGATCCCACTAACTTTTTGTCTAAGTGATTGACATTAACTGAGTGTATATTGGATAACTCTCAACTTTGTCTGCATGCAATATTTCTCCAACGCCACCAAAGAATGACAACTTCTTACTCCGCCTTACGGGTCGTTGATACTTGATCTTACCAAATTCTTCCTTGGAGTATAATGAAAACTTTCATCTTGTTAGATAATAACTCAATGTCAAACTGCACCCAAGAAACGATACATGCACCTGTTACAATAAAACACCAGTTTCACACAAAAATATTATATACTCTAATGTACCACTAGTCTCTCTTACACTCAATCTTTAAAGGTGGGTCCATAAACAAGGAAAAATACTAAGGATGAAAATGGTGAACAATGTTAGATAATCTCAACAACCACTGACATTACGAGCGGTTAGTCAAGTAATTCagttttgatgaatgatgaacATACACACAAGGTTCAATCAAATTTCTAGATGAATGGGTCTTGGTTCTTGATTGTTATCATTAGCTTGATCAATTTTCAAGAAGATTGATCTACTCATTATCACATTCACACAAGAACAACAACCAAATTGCACAAAATAAGATGcaagaaaaaagagaagaaaattgGCATGGGTTCAATATTAAAAGGTTGGTGTTTGATGAAGAAGAGACAAGAATGGTGTAAAGATGAACACTAAGAATAGAAGACAAATAAATCACAATTTTTGTCTCTATGGATCACCATAGGTTTCCCATAAATATTATTTTCACCATAAGAAACAAATATTTAAATAAGTAATGAAAAATTTGACATTTTGAggtttgattcgaatcaagaaGGATTTGTGATTCGAATCAATCTGGACAGTGCCAAAAATGGCACTTTTTAAAGTTAATTATTCGAATCATTATTTGCACTTGAATCGAATCAAATGAGGTTATGATTCGAATCATGTTCAATTTTTTATCTGAATCATTTGGTTCAGAATGATGCTCCAATTTTCAATTGGTGAGTGATTTGAATCAAATACCAAATCATCAAAATTCAAATGttctaacttgtgattcaagcTACTCATGTGAAAATGACAAAATAGAATTTCACAGGCTTAAAAAGAAAATACCAACAAGGATAAAATGATATAATCATGAAATGTAAAGGGTCGTTGGCGATACACTTTAGTAGGCAAAGCGATTACAATCAAATGGAAAGAATATTACAATCACACGGATGACTTAAGATAACATATAAATTACAAATACCCAATGAAACAATAATAGAATTATAAAACATCAAAATGCAATTGATACTTAAAGCACGTAAATGATACCAAATGATACTATGTGCTTTCACATGTCTCACGTCTTTCAGTGTTAGATAACAACCAATGTTTGTATCTATACAAATATCTCATTTTTCCATAATTTTGGATGTATTATCATTTTCATTCTtacataccaaaatcaccatTTATATAGGAGGAAAAGAAGTCTTATGTGATGTTACGTGGAATGATCCACCAGATCCACAACCCAATATGTATTTTATGATGTCAAATTAATATACCATCATCCTAAACAAAGATTACTTCATTGCCTTGAAAAATGATAGCGGTTGTGTTATTCGCATCACCATTTTTTGTTTCTCTCTCTTAAGCTTCCTACATTCTATCTTCATGTGACCTTCTGACAATAATGACATTCTACATCTTTCTTGTCAACGATCTTACCCTAAAATTATCTTTAGTCTTGCCTCTTAACATGTCTCTAGTATTGAACTTTTTGTGGCACGATACTTTGTGACAAGCGCCTCAAACTCTGGCGACATTCTTTATCATTTCTTCTTGATTCTTCATTAAACATGTTATCTTTTATTATGTCTAATGTTAGAACACTTTGTGATGCTGAGTTACTCAACCAAACCACAAGTATGTCACATTCATCTTCAAGCATCATCTTCATATTAGTGAGTTGATTTGCTAATCTCAAGTGGTCAAAAACACCTTGTATTTCTATGCACTTGAGATTCACAAATCGCCGAATAATAGAAACTTTATTTTGGATTGTCTTTCTCTCGTACAAGGTTTCAAGTGTCGTCTATAACATGTACGCAATTGTTTCTTGCACAACATGATGAAAGACGCTTTGATTTATCCATTATCGAATTTGTCCAACAATTTTCCTGTTCATCAAATTTCAATCATCAACTGACTTGTGGATTGGTTGTGTCCTTTTATTTTGCAAAGGTTGATACAAATCTTTGCAATCGAGTATGTCTTCCACTTTCAAATGGAATAGTTTGAATAGATTAGCTTTATCATTGTTATTGATGTCGTCGAGGTTGACTCGTCAATTGTAAATGATAAAAATTAAATGTATGGTGAGTCGAAGCTCTAATATCACTTGTTGAAAAAAATATCTATTAAAACATATAATAGAGTGTCGGCAGATGATTATCCCAAGATCGTACTTTTTTTACACTTTAAATAATAACAATGGAACaagaaaacaaaaataattattataatcTCACCTATACAAAAGTGGTTAAActtttttgaattttttcttgTCAAAGAATTTTCTCTAAAATGAAATATGGATGTGGCTTTTATAGTTATAGTAATGGTTATAATTAATGAAAAAGTTTTATCCTTTTCTTATATATTTTCCTTTAATTGTGTTTACTAAATTTATTTCCTAATTCTTAATTTCCTCTCCACCTAAAGACAAAAATACTCATCACAGTACGGATAAGAAACTGAGTCAAATCTTACTGTTATTGAAACTGTTTTCTAAACGTTCAAAACTGTTATAAAAAGTTGTCTGGACTTTTGTGCTGAACTGGTTTTTAAACTGTTTTTACGAACCAGCAGAACTTCCTTCTTATGAGAGTAATAAAGTAAATTGGAGTGAACCGAAGATGCCTTCaaatttgatatttttaatgGAATGAAAAAACCAAACAAATCAATTCAATTCGTTAGTCCTGCAAGCATGTCAAACAAACTTAGTATTCAATTTAACTTCCCCTATCAAACCTTGGTAATCAGCAAGGATAAGCAGAATTGCAGGAATACAGTAAATAAAAATAAGTAGAATCAGATGATGTTCAGCAGAGGACTTCCTTGTATATCTGAAATATAAAACTGCCAAACTATGAGTTAGGATAATACTAAGCTGCACAAAAACAAGTAACAGATGAAGTTTCTAAAAGTATCTGAATCAAATTACATAACTGCAATTCTTTTCTTCCCCCTAATTCATCAATTTTATTTGTTTATCTAAATTGGCAATAATAATAGCAAATCTACAATAATCATTCAATGAAAGCAGCTTTTTTAGAGAATTTAAAATGCTTAGAAAAGAATCTCATAAAGGAGGTTTGTTAACCATCCCTACCTACCTTAACATATTTTCAGAAATCTAGTTGCACATAGCAAAGTCAGAGATGTATTCAATTAACAGAACAAACAAACATTCCAAACTATAATCCATCCAATTAACAGAACAAACAAACATTACAAACTATCATCGCTGATTATAACTAAAACTAATATGATAGGAAAAATTATTAACTATTAATAAAAATTCCTAAGCCTTCACTATGCAAGTGATGTAAATAGAAAAAAGAGAACCGGTAAAAAGTTACAAATTCTTCCTACAAAGAAGATGCTAAATCCCTGCTTCTGCAATTCTTTGATTCTACAATTTGTAAGTTTCATGCTAATTTAAATTGTACAAAACTCAATACATCGTAGAACATACATCATACAAAATGCAAAGCATTTCTAGGCTGTGGAGGTAGAGAGTTGAAGGTGAATCTAATAAGACAGAAGGGTATAACAGTCTAAATAGGGGAAAGCCAGAAAACAACATTCTTGAATTTGGAATCTTTTTAAAAAGGCATGAAtaaaaagaagaaacaacagaaTTATAAATAAACTGAATTATTAACATGAGTTATGGGAGGGTAAAATTATAATTGAATGAACAACAAAATTGTATATATAGGTGGAACAAAATACCACTTCATAGTTTTATGTTGTTTGAACTACTCTTGCCTCCTTAATTCATTCTTTTTGGTAATGAATCTGTACAAGCTATTTTTGTGCAAAAGCCCGTGTGTGTTTTCCGCATTAAGGAACTGCACTCATTTTGCTTAAAGTTGTTTCTATGCGCTCACTGTAAGTGCTTCTTTCTGGCAAACAAAATAACTTTCAATTGGACAAAGAAAGTCTTTCAATCACGAGATAAGAACACCTAATTTTCTGGGATCAAACAGCCATAGTAGATTTTTAATGCCCTTGACCGTCCAGTGCCTCCTAATAAATGACTGGCTTGGCAAAGCTGACTAGTCTTCAAAACTTGGAAAGAGAATAGATAACTCAAAACAAGGTTTGTGCAATCATTTCCTGGTACATCATGATTAAACAAGCTATCCATCATTCCAATTGGATTTAGTACTTGACTATAAAAACGATTTTCCAGAGTTGTCAACTTCACCTAGAACAAGAGCCAAATTTTCTCATCAGTTCTATGTTTTCAGCAATGGTTGATCCAGGAGTTCCAATAAAACCAAGGGATGCACAACTGCATACAGACTGCTCAACATAAAGAAGTACATCAGGCAATCTCTGACTGGAACAATACTTATTACCAATTCTAGACTCTGAATTTGGAATAAACCTCTGTCCGTAACCTGCTGCAGTTAGTTTCTTGGCTGCTTGCATAACCAGCTGATCATCCTCTCTTAAGAAATGCACCTCATAGCTATGTGTATCACTGGTTAAATCACCTAAATAGGTATCACTCCAATTGCCTCTAGGAAGATCAGTCATTACAAAAATATGTATGGGCAGAGGGCCTTTCTTTCTCAAAGACTCTAATTTTTGTCTTAACCCATCAAATGTGGCCTTATGATGATTCTTAAACTGACCATCTAGCAACCTAAGCTGTGCGCAAAAAAATGGAGCTTTTATGGTTGCTTTAGCAAACTCCTTTCCGGCATTCATAACTTCTGGGACATATGGAAGAAACTTAATCTTCTCCGTCAAAGATAAAAACCTCTCATCCTGATGTAATTCGTGAAGATCAATATATGACTCAGAACCTTTGTATGTGGCAGAGAAAAGGCTTCCAAATGCTAGCATTGAAGCTGATTCAACTTCAGAACCAGGTCCAAGCGTCCTAAATACATCCCTCCGTCTCCTAACATATGATATTTTCTTTTTCTGCTTTAGTTGTTCGTCGGGTTGGAATGAATCTAACACTCCATTCTCACGACCATCTACATGGTAAGTCCATACTGTAGTTCTGCAATCTTCATTGATAGCATAAATACACTTTTCAATATTCCCACGAAACCCTGCTAGCAGGGATCCACATTGATTTAGGCTTTTAGAAGCGGCGGACTGTGACATAGAATCATTATAACAAGCCAAATCTAAGCTGATGCCACACCATATGGATACAAAATCCCTAAGATCAATAACTCGAACAAGACTAGAAGAAACTAAAGATGAGATATCTATAACCTCAGCAATGGAGATATACCTGCAAGAAAAACAACAGATGAAAACTTACAATTCATATTGATGACCAAGAGCAATGAAGTTTCAAATACAAAAACCACAGAAGAAAGATGTCACTCATACCATTAAATCATAGTTTGTATGTTACCGACACTGCTTTTATTATATAAAAAGGAAACTAAACAAATTGCATATAAAAGGAAAAAGtactacaacaacaacaacaacaacaacaacaaccaagccTTATCTCATTAAGTGGGGTCGGCTACATGGATCAACTTTCACCATAATGTTCTATCTAGGGCCATGCTTCTATCCAAATCGAATCATGTTGTGAAAATCATGGAATAGAAATGAGCAATGTTGTTGGTATTTAGGGTATGTCATAATTGGTTTACTTGAGCTTATCTACTATCCTATGGAAACAACGTCCATAAGTTATTTTCAGCTTATTTAAATAAGCTCTTCTAAATATATAAAAGCCTATAGCTTATATGAAAAAAGTTTAACTTTATTTGTTCTTTTGTTTCGGAAACAGCTTATTATACTAAGCATTTATGTTATAAGTGCTTCATTAAGCTGTTTATCCAAGCAAAACAATAATCTCAAATCAAAAATATCATACATACAAGTTACAACTTTACTGGATTTTATATCTGATGAATCATGAGTTATAAATAACAAGTTATTTGTAAAGACACAAGATAACACAGTAAAGTTACTGTTATACGAACTATTTTCCAAAAACAATAACAAGATGATCAACACACATCAGAAACATTTTTTGCATCCTACTTCAGCAGaattcaacaaataaataaacAAACAAACCTTCCATCCCGAATGAGTGCGATGATATGATCCCAAACCGAAATCCGAATATCATTGGGTTCCACAACCCGGAACTTAGGACAGCTACCTAAAGCAACAGCATGATGATCCAAAACAGGAGGAACAACCAAAGTTCGATTAAGTATCCGTGCAATCAAAAGAGCATGTTTAAATTCCAAAAGCTGGTTGTTGAATCCACTGTGAGGCGCATACCACATGAATTTCTCGCTTAACGCCAAGGCTTGGGAGGAGCATTGAAGCGTCGTTGAAGTTTGGGCGAATTCACTGAAATGAGAATCACGTTTCACGTAATAGGAATAAATAATAAGAAAGGAAAAGAACGTAATAAGCAGGGAAACGGGAATGAGTGGGAAACGGGAATGCGGTTTTCGTTTAGGTAACATTGTGTTAGAGTTTGGTAATATTCGAATTGTGTTAGGGTTTGTAGATGTTGATTTGGTTTCAAAAATCGCAATCAGGAAAAAGCCGTGAATTTTAGAGATCCGTGTCGATCAACACCCTCCGGCCTCCGTGAGTGTAGTTTGGTAACGACCGTGGCAACGCCGGAGAAGAAGATGGGAAGGTTCCGGGCTGATTTGATAAATCAAGTGTGGGTTTTGTTGAAGTTTATGGATAAATTAGACTAATGAATTTATCTAAGAAAATTTTTAGAGAATGATGAATCAACTTGGTTAATCTTCTATGTGTTATTAGCAATGTTTTGAAAAACGAGAGTAGCAGTATCGAGAGAGATTTGAAAGAAATTAATTCCACTCTTAACACGGAACTactaaaaaaaatattttttttatttaccTATACATAAATATTACTAGTATGTTAGATTAATAAAAGTGTTAAATATGTTTTGTGACCTTAGAAACTTtctttaaataattattttttaaaaattctCATCCATATTTCTAATTCTCGTATTAAAAATATcattaaaattaatattaatttaattaattaataaatcaTTGTTAATTTAATCATTAAAATTATCGTTAATTTTATCGTTAAAAATTATTGAATTGCATAATTGATTAAAAGTGTGACGAAattttttaagaaaattatttTTAAAGTAAAATATTTTAAagattaaaaatgaaatatatttatgaaaatcacaaataaaatcatttttaaatTATAACATTAAATTAATTAAAGAGTTAAATATACTTagtattttatttttaatctctaaaaaaaattttaaaatgGGTTTTCTAAAAAATTTCATCTTCTGTTATTTTTGTTAAAATCGTTGTTAGAACCGTTGCTGTAGGAAGATTAAATATGTGGATGAAATTTTTTAAAAGAATTACTTTTTCAGAAAAACTTTTTggaaaattaaaaataaaatataagaAATTTAGAAAGATACAAacttaatttaattaaaatattcaattattttttactagtattattttttatttttagttaTATGTGTTAGTTCAACAAATTGttttaattctattttttatttaagatttatataaatattttttaaaactaCATAATTCATACATAATATgattatattaaaaaaaatgacTTGTCCCAGAATCTTAACTCTTCTCCCTTTTTTTTCTACTATGATCGTCATcttttcaaaatgaaaaattGTAGGAATCAAAATTTCCACCAAACAAGCAAGACCCTTTTCCATATTTCCAATATACCTCAGCAGAAGACAAAGCTATTTTGACCCAAAAAAAAAGATATATATGGATTCAAATCTTcaactaaataaaatttaaaatctTCGGTAACTAAAAAGTAAGAAAACATTCCATCCATTAAAATtgagtttttttttctttcttccTTTATTCAAATGCTTCCAGATAATATAAGAAACGTGAAACTCTAAAAATAAAGAGGTAGATATTTCATAAAATTTACAAGCTATATTTTCGGATTTTCCCCTTCTTTGTGACAAATACATGCCCTCTCATGCATATTCCTCTTCTTCTCTAAATTACTACGAAATTTCTACTTTTCTATTTCAATAAAAACCAATAAATGTTTACATAATAAATTACAACACAAATTTCACACAAACAGGAAAGTAAATGTAATAAATCAATGGAAATT from Lathyrus oleraceus cultivar Zhongwan6 chromosome 7, CAAS_Psat_ZW6_1.0, whole genome shotgun sequence encodes the following:
- the LOC127100449 gene encoding O-fucosyltransferase 30 gives rise to the protein MLPKRKPHSRFPLIPVSLLITFFSFLIIYSYYVKRDSHFSEFAQTSTTLQCSSQALALSEKFMWYAPHSGFNNQLLEFKHALLIARILNRTLVVPPVLDHHAVALGSCPKFRVVEPNDIRISVWDHIIALIRDGRYISIAEVIDISSLVSSSLVRVIDLRDFVSIWCGISLDLACYNDSMSQSAASKSLNQCGSLLAGFRGNIEKCIYAINEDCRTTVWTYHVDGRENGVLDSFQPDEQLKQKKKISYVRRRRDVFRTLGPGSEVESASMLAFGSLFSATYKGSESYIDLHELHQDERFLSLTEKIKFLPYVPEVMNAGKEFAKATIKAPFFCAQLRLLDGQFKNHHKATFDGLRQKLESLRKKGPLPIHIFVMTDLPRGNWSDTYLGDLTSDTHSYEVHFLREDDQLVMQAAKKLTAAGYGQRFIPNSESRIGNKYCSSQRLPDVLLYVEQSVCSCASLGFIGTPGSTIAENIELMRKFGSCSR